TTTAGCTTTCTTCTATCCATTTTTGAAGCAATAGTTTCCATTCATACAGAACCCCAAATTATCCAAAATGGTTATTAATGTTCTTTGATTGACTAACCTAATATGTACTATTTGCAAGTGAAGTTTTGCAAAAAAAATGGCACACTTGAACATTGTGCAAAAAGAATGGCAGACAAGAGCGTCTAGAACTGTGATCAAGCTTGAGGTTTGACCTGCTAGACTATCTCATTTCTAAGCTAAATCAAAGTTGATTCCACATCTTCTTCACAGCCAGAAATAAAAGCCTCTATCTTTTCTTTCCTCTCGATGAAGACCGCATATGCTTTTGCCTTTTCTTCCTTGGTCACTTCCAGTGTGTTCAGAACTGAGATGCACCTTTTGATAGAGAAATCATTGAACTGAGATGCACCTTTTGATAGAGAAATCATTACTTTTAGCAGCCTCCTTTTCTCTAGCTAGACGtgcatcttcttcttctgcttgcTTGGCCCGACGTGCAGATTCTTCTTCTGCTTGCTTTGCCATAAGTGCAACTTCTTCTTCCCAAGTTTCCAGGAATCTCGCCATCATTTCTTATATCCTTGCACCCTTCTTAGGCCTCTTCTCTTGCTTTCCTTGTGTGTTTCTTAATGCAGTAGTAGTTCTTCGCACCCCATTTCTTTGAACAGTTGTTACCTCACGGATGTCATCCAAATCTTCTGCATGATTCCTTTGCTCAAACTTTAGTAGTCCTTCTTTGATGCACATCTTCATCCCTTTCCGTGGttgcatcatcttcttcatcatctggTATCTCAGGAATCTCTCTATCACCCATGAAATGAACTGGATCCCAAATTAAGAATCCAACTCCCTatatcattgtgatagtccctggatcaagcgctatcacatacagaacttaCTCCAATCATAATATCGCAGTCATACTTCACATAaggtcaatcacgggtttaattattacataaatttATAGAATTTATAGTACAGAAttcattacaagcctctcgATTAGGGCGAACAAGCAGAAAATAGAACACGATAGCTAGGCTTCTGGCCGTCCTTCATCTTCtggaacctcctccacaggcaacttgagcgtagcacgggcttcagtcgtactaaccgtcatcgttggggtcgaactccagatcggatcctgcatcgtaccaggctatccccaacgTATGAGATAGGTTCACATCACCGAATGCAAGCTTTAAGTGGACTATACTAAAGGTATAACAAAGTTCAAAAAATTAAGCTGGGGTTTTCTATGCATGCGCAAcaatatatataagtatagaacTTCTTCCAACTTCGATCTCaggcccttccggcattccaGACTCCCTGTCCAACACACACtttccaaaaccaccaagtcgatacgagaactccctctcctcgcatctcaactgccctggcaggaagtcatttctagagggaggtagaaaacaTGAGTAActctaactaataagagcaacagaagagtagggtTGTCTATGACCGAGGATGCGGCTATacatatagttttcaccctgcaggggttctACACCTAGACCCAATTGAATCGACGCCAGCTGGGGATCAGCCGACTGAGCAACGAAACATTGGTCTACTGAAACAggactaggagccacggcaccatccggttTTCCCGGAtattgggcgcatcctcccgcgagaggtcgccctgggactgtgaagcctcccttgcgtctcggggaacCTGAGGTCAGCACTTCCTTCCCCtacaccgatactcgatcctcctacggGCTTGGAACCGTACTTGCTAGCCctggaccgggcccaccctcataatgggtaagtggtgtgcacgcttaacacaGTTCCACTAATCATAGTTACTTTCACTCGGTCCTCAATTGCCGAAGCAGGCATCTTCGTCGTATGCGTCTCCACCGcaatggtccgcaactgcacccatTACGGGTGCCCCCAACACCTCAACCAAGTATCCAACAAGTTGTACCCACcataggtactccgtagggtgtgccaagatacacaccccaggccctcgatccacgatcgagttaagtTCGCCCGCTCCCGGCTAAAAGCCCTATCCACCAACTCCTGGaaagtgtatctccactcacgccaagactaaccatccattcccacacatacacatataaagcatagcaaggcatttcatataatattcaagtgtgataggattgcaaggagtacAGGTAAATAAATAGGCTATGCAAGTTCATCTCATAGTAATACATCATGTAGCGGTAgcatatctagcaagcaatTCCTAATAGGTATTCAGATCGTAGATGGGCGGAACCTGACAGCTCTTtgaagtcctcctgggcttcCGGGTGGTCCTGGTCGTCGATCAGCTCCTCGTAGCGGGGttctattcgtaaatacgagtaagagcaAGGACCAAATTGTAAAAGCGCACAAAAGTCACCAAATAAGACCCAAATCACCGCAAAACCTATTCTAACCAGTAGTTCATGATTTTATAAGAATTATGGAgttggtttcataatttttggaggtcCGGTTGATTTATTATAAATTTTCTGAGggaaaacctatttctgaaattagtaAAAGAATTTCAGAAAAAAAACACATAAtagtgacacgtggcagcactaGAGAGTGCCACATGGCATGCTGACATTAGATGTCGTCAGCAGGGGGCCTACTGACGACGGCATTGACTGGTCAACACTGACCGGTCAAGCTGCGGCTCAGAAAAAGAAAGGTATTGAAACTTTTAAATACCCTTTCAAAATTGCCGAATGCCATATGGGTAGCCCTTCTTTTATGGAAGGTTTTGAAGGAAACTGAACGTAGTGTTCCTTGGAGCCTAGGGACCAGGGGAAGGCCTATAGAGATAGGTATTGAGCAATTTGGGTCTCTTTGCGCAGGCCCTGGGAGCGTTGGCGCCGTGATTATAGATCTGCATCGGAAGCCTAGTGCTTTGGCTCGTATGGTGAACTTAGTTGATGAGGAGAGTGATGAGGAGGCCCTAAAGGTTCCTTCGAAGGTGCTTCCCGAAGGTGCTTCCCGAAGGTGCTTCTTCGGTGGTGCCCGAGGGTGCTTCTAAGGAGGCTGAAACGTTGGTCTCGAAGAAGGCTGAAGTTTTTTCTGCGAAGGTTGCCCTACTAGTATGCTTGTTTGACGCTGGTGTTGAGGATAATGCTACTTTGGAGGAGTCAAGGCCGGTAGAGGTGCATGTTCCTAAAAGTTTTTCAGAGCTAGGTAAAATTTTGACGACTCGTCATCTTGCTTTTTAGGGCCGCTATGCTCTTGAATTAGATGTGGCGAAGCTTATGACTGAGCTCGGTGGTATCATTGGTGGGCCGTTGGGCACTGCTACCTCTTCCCAGACCGGAGGTGCCTCAGTTGGGATCCGAAGGTCCCCGAAcggaaaagaaatggaagacttCTCTTACTCAAATGAAACGACCTTATATGCACTCACAAAGTCTTAAAAAATCATCCCTGTTACAGTAAaaatgggggtatttatacccccaccTTCGTTACATGGTCCCGGAAATGCCCTTACCTACCCAGAATATTCGTTGAAGGTTCTGGCTCATTGATCATTTTCGGGGATTTAGAGTATATAATTTGACAACTACAAGGGGTCATGCCTTTTGTGTGACATCGAAGGTCTCCTGGAACCTTCGAGCTACTCATTCACGTGCATCATCGTCCGCTCATGCTCCGAAGGTTCCGGAGTAGTCGGAAGCTGCGCCGGGTGCTTCTATTCGTCATTTGGAGGCCTCTTCACACCTTCGATACACCTTTCCGTGGCATCGAAGGTTTGGTGCGACATTCCAGACCTGCGATGGTACCTCCGGATAAGATCACCCTGCGgcaaaaaaaatagaaaatagcAACTGTTATGATGTCAGTGGCCCCAAAGGTTAGGGTAACCTTCGGCGAGTCCATCCCGGAGGTGGCGGTCCCCAACGGGGATTGTATCTATGAGATAATTTATACCTAACATTTCTTTTCTCTTGAAGATTCCCCAGCAGTGGTTAGAGTTGGGGAACTCTTGTGTGACTATTCTTCCTTTTTGTTTTGCAGCGAACTCTTGTGTGACTATTCAGAGCTTGTTGGTGCATCATGTGCTTGTGAGATTAGCGGCTGACTGGAGGAATTATGAAGTCGAGTGACCAGGATTTGGTGGATGGGCTTCTCTACTGACCCTAGTGTTGATTTATATTGTTCTTAGTTGAAATTCTATCAATTTAGCTTGGATGCTTTTCTAGCTTAAGTTCTGCCGAACTCATGGTACTGATCATTTGGTTTTTAGACTTTGAGGGAGAGCATCATACTGGCAGTAGATCGCATGTTTGATCAGCATCATACGGTTGAAATGATGTTCGGCTCAAGTCAGTTTTTTGTATTTTTCATTTTTTCGGTAGGGTGTAATCAATGAATGTTCATTCGGTGCGAACTAACGGTACTGATCAGGGTATGAATACTGTTGAAATGATATTGCTTGAAATCTGGCCGGAATCAAACATGTCCTGCCGAACAGCTTGCTGGGGCTTGAATTATTCCGCTGGAACAAATCCTTGTGATAAAATGAACCACAACCGGATCAAGTGAACCAGCCGGATCAACTGGTTCCTCTCCCGGAACTGTTCCGGCTATGGTTTGAATCCTACACAAACGAGGCCTAATGTTCAAACGAACGCCGCACTGCCGCAGCATAAATGAGAGCCGAGCTGGATTGCATCTTTGCTCGTTACATCCCGGCATGGACGCCCGACTGCCCGAGTAGCGACCAGCACAGATCAGATGAAAAGATCGGAGTAATCGCTCGTCCTGGACCCCAATCCAATCATTATGCGTGGGTCAGGCGATCAATGGCAGATCAAAGCGGTTCAGCAAAAGATACTTTGGTTCGGCCTCAATATGCATCGACAGCTCATGCGATGCAATCAGATTATGAGGTCCATCTTCGTCGACCACAGCATTAAGCATATCCTAGTTCTGCAATCTAAAGACGTGGCAGCAATCCCCTGTCTGAATCAAGGCATGTCCAATTCTTGCCCTGCTCCTGCTACACTTGGACTGACTGATGCCAAATCGATGCCAACGTTGCCCATGACCCACTCGCCAGCTTTACTGTAATTGAGACAGCACCGGTCAGTGTTTACTGTTCAGCACAATCGATGCCGTATTTGCTGGTTCAATGCGATTGAAGGCGAGGTTGCTGAACTCTGAAGTTGGCATCAAAGCCACTGAATCGGCACCAGCGGTTTCAGCAAATGCGTTGCACCTCACAGGACTAGATTGCAAATTGCAAATCCTGCGTTTGCAGTAGTCCAGTCCTGTTGCTCCTCCACACGCCTTCAAAATCCAACGGTGCCTCAGGGCACTCGGTGCGGCTGCAGGCTACAGCCAAGCAGTACTTCTTCGACTGTCGAGTCGATTTGATGGCAACAGTGCAACGCCTAGAATCAAAGCTTCTTCTTTTTTCACCCATTTCCTCATGGACCCTGTCCATCCGTTTTCCCCTCTGCTTTCCCCCCAGAGCCTGAGAGGGAATACGATTGTATGAAGTTGGAGGAACAGTGTCTGGTTTCAAATTTGAAGCAGGAAGTAGTTCCGAGCTCCAGCTGGCACGATCACTGGTCCAGTGTTGCTTGGTGAGCCAAGCCAGCCTTCCCAATGAGGATCGCCCGAGCAGATTTCCCAACGTCTCTTCCTTGTCGCACTGCGCAGCCAGCGCTTTTATTTTCTCCAGCCAGCCTGCTTGAGCTCTCCACTCGAGTAGGAGTACTGGCACGTGCTTGCTCGGTTTAGCTTCACGATGACCTGCACTACCAAGCAGACGAGGAGAGAGTCCTCGCAGCACGAGCATATCTTATTCTTTCCTAAGCTGATCCGGACTGTACATGAAGCCATTAAGCtaatccccaatcagagcctcTGATCCAAATCCAATGAGGCGCCCATCTGTTGTTTCCACACACAAGCCAGGCAGGGGACGCCTCCAGACGCTTCTGACGCACGTGGACCACGCAGATTCAGAAACTCTCTGCACCATATCGAGCCTCGGCGCCTTGCCCTGCCTTTCCAGCAGGAGACAAGCGGCGCCAGCTCATGCTCCGCTCACCACTCCACACGTGCGTGGGCACCCGTGGCCGTCCGTACGCCGCAGCCATCATCCATTCATCCTCGCTCGCTCGCCTGCAAAAAGCCTGCCTGCTACGTAGGAGTACGGTGCACTCAGCGTTCAAAAGGATTTTATTTACGGCTCCAGCTTGAGAAAATCCACTGGCTTTCCAGTGCAACACCAAGGGTTTTTTTTTTGTGCGTGTAGAACGGCAGCAAGGCGTTGTGCTATTGCTCTCCGACGGGGGCAGGCAGGTCTCGGAACTTGGAAATGGAAACTGTCGAACAGCATCCGCAGGACAATGATGCACAAAATGTGCCAAAGCTTCGAGTCTGTTTACTGCTGAATCTCTGTTGCTAGCCACCCGTGGAGTAGAGTCCTTTTCGATTTTGGCCAGAACACAGATTTCCATTTCCTTATGGACAATGCTGGGTACTGAAGATTCCATTTACCTACAAGAACAACAtgagaaaaggagagagagagaaaactcacaacaaacaaaagagatgatCCTACACACACATCGCACTAAACACATGCGGCGGCAGCTGCTCTGTACAAGAGGGACAGGCTAATTGCTAAGCTAAGTGATCATACAGATACAACACGCGGACACCGATGAACGGGGGTGCATCACCCGCGCGAGAGCGAGTCCCAGAGGTCCGTGCACCGGCGGCGGGCGAACCCGACGCGGCCGGCGTCCACGTCGTACACCACCTCGAACCCCTGCTGCTGGAAGTTGCCCAGCGTGCCGGCGGGCCCGTCGCCGTCCCCGGAGGACGCGTCCCCGCCGTCCATCAGCATCAGGcaccccacgccgccgccgtccgcccccTCGCTCCTGAACCCCATGAAGTAGTTCCGCCGGGGCAGCGCCACCGTCGCGTTGCCCCGGAAGtggagcgccagcggcggcaCACCGCGGTCCGTCGCGGCGTAGCGGTAGCACGGCCTCAGCCCCGTCTGCGCCTCGGCTCGCCCGGCGCGCGCGAACCCCGCCGCGGCCATCGCGCGGGCGAATGCCTCGGCCACCCGCGCGTACGTCTCGCTGGGCAGCATGGTGAACGTCGTGCCCGAGTCCACCACCATGCCGCCGTTCCCGGCGCGGTCCACGCGCCCGAGCTCCGGGCGGGCCGGTATCCTCGTCTCGCCCACCGAGACCGCCTCCAGCGCCACCGAGTAGAAGTACGGGTGCCTCGGGTTGTGCAGCAGCGGCGTGTACACGAAGCCGCCGGCCTCGCCGAGGCCGGCGGCCTCGTCCGGGCTGCGGCCCAGGATGAGGGGGCTGGGGCGGATGAGCCGGTCGGCGCGGAAGGAGTGGGACACGAGGCAGTAGGAGAACCTGCCGGAGAGCGACGGCGAGAGCTGCGCCGGCAGCGAGAGCGGGCCGCGCCCGAACCCGGCCACCCCGACGGGCTCGCCCAGGGCCGTGTGCGCGCACGCGAAGGTGAAGTTCTCCACGGCCACGGACGCGGCCAGCCCGACGCGGCCGCGCCGGAGGTGCGCCACGAGGCTGCCGTCCCCGTACGCGTAGTAGAGCGGCGGGCACGGGTGGGACGCCGCGCTGCACGAGGCGGTCTCGATGTCCTCCAGCGGGCACCCCGCCGCGGCGCAGAGGTCGGAGGGCGGCGCCGAGGCGTGCGCCGCCGAGCAGAGCGGCGACGCGCAGGGGACGCGGCGcgagcccggcggcggcgggagaggCGCGAAGCCGCCCGGCGTGGGCTTGCCCTCGCAGAGCATGCAGGTGAAGGGCGCGCAGGGGAACCAGACGAGGTCGCTGCCGGTGTCGAGGAAGAGGGGCACCGGCGCCGCGGCGGATGCCGGGCCCACGGACAGGGACAGCGTGTAGTCGCTGCCCGGGGAGAGCGGGAGCGAGAGCTGGCGGTGGGCGGAGGGCTGAGGCGGTCGCGGGCCTCTATGCGCGCGGTGGCGCCGGTGGCGCGCGGCCGAGCGGAGCGAGGAGGagcggaggaggtggtggacgGGGACGGGCGTGGTGCCGTTGCCCCCGCGGAGCGAGGAGAGGGTGTTGGTGAGCGGGACGAGCAGGCCGTGGCActggcggcgcgggaggaggagcgcgagggCGAGCAGAGCGGCCAAGCAGAGGAGCCGCATGGCTGCGGGCTGCCGCGTTGTCGCGTGTGGAATCGTCGGGTATTCTGGGCCTGACGACTGGCGACGATGCTCTGCTCTCGTGGGGTTTTGGGCTTTTGGCTAGGGAGGGGTTTTTGAAGCGCCCGACGGCCGGAGAGGCGGAGACGGTGCCGCTGGGGCGCCATCGCGCGTGGGGGGAGCCCGTCCGGGGACGGTGCATGCAATGCAATGCATGGAGCCATGGAGGAcacgcgggcgcggcggccgctTTGGTTGGCTGGAGCAGCCGGTGCAGGGAAACGCCGGACCCGGAAGCGAGCTAGCAGGTGCCGGCCTGGTAGTGGCGCTGCCAAGCGCGATGGGGTCTTTCAGCTCAGCTGTGGACGCTAATCTCGTCACCTCACGGTCACGGGCGACCTGACGCAAGATGTGACGGCGTGCACCGCGCTTCTCTACGGAAAACAATGTCAGGGGTTTTCCGTGCTGTGCTagcgtgcgtgcgtgcatgcatgATGAGTTCCCGAAAACCCGCGTGCATGAATatttcctctctctttttcgCTTGAGTTCAGCCTAATTATTTGCACGATGCATTCTAGGTCATAGCAACAGATCAGCAATGGCTGTTTGAGAAAGAGGGGATGTTTACTGTAGTTCTTTACCTACTGACAAGGACGCTTGGGCAGTTTGAAGCAGTTAGGAGACTAGGACAGAGCTGTTACATCAAACTAAAGGCGTCCTGCAAAATTACAGGGGACCCCAAATGCATGCTAGTGATTCCCGGTGTTTAGGTGCTGGATCCGACTGTTGATGGCACTGATCAAATCAAGCTAGCACCGTACATTGCTTGCTTTTCCCGTCTCATCCTTATCGTAGTACAAGTACTACAGACCATACTCCTATGCAAAGAGCCGAAAGGACCTCAAGGGTGACCCCACCGAAGTGGATCAGTTCGATTGATCTTTCGCCGGGTAGTAGTGTCTCCATCGAATTATTAGGCGCCATCGTGGCAGCTTTATTATGAGCACAGTGAGCTGGAGCCAGTGCGGTGCTCCAACCAAAATTTAGCTCCAGGTTTTTGTGTGTTTTTTTAATGTCGTGATGAGTGAAGGCGTACATGCAGGATCGTATCACTTATCAGGAATGCCTTTGCGCTTGTTCAGGCACCGTCGTCCTGCTTTCGTCGGCTGTAGCGGTGTGCGCATTCCCAATTGAAATACGCGATGCGAGAGGTACGGATACGGACGTCCTCGTAACGTAAACGATAGGAGATGTCGAGATGAGAGGTTAATGAGGAGCCATTGCTCCTCCATAAAAAGGTGTGTAAGCAAAAATGCTTTGTTATCACCTACTGAAATCTCTCCATAAGATAGGAATTCGAATTTCAAATGCCATTCATCATGCAAAACGCCAAATCCAGACCACGACGCCCATTCGTGCAATGGGGTGGGGggtaggggggggggggtgttgttGATGCTCGGCGCCGTAGCACCCAATAGGCAGGTGACAGCAGCGGCCAAAGCTTGAGAAGCAGACGCAGAGACAGCGAGGGCGATGTCACCTTCCTCCTCCGTCGCGTCGTCCCCTGTCTCGGATTCCCATGCCACCGCGACACGGACTCGCATACGGCGGCCGGTAGGGCTCGATCCACGGCGGCGCACGGAAAAGGAAGGCGGCGAAGGACATCTGGTGATCTGGACCCGCGGCGCGGGAGCGTCTGCTCATCCGCCGATGCATTGCCCCCACGGGGTCGTTACGCTGCCCGGAGGAGAACAGCTGTGGACAGCTGGGCACTGCCGTATGGCCGAGGCCATGGGACCCTGGCAACCTGCCGTCCTGCCGTGCCGAGGCAAAGCTAGAGTCTGGTGCTGCTCCTCCGGTCCGTGACCGTGTCCACAGCCGCGAACGCACAGGCAGCGGAGAACCCCGCAGAAAAGAACATGTCCAATTGCTCAGGAATGCAAGCGACTTCAGCC
The sequence above is drawn from the Panicum hallii strain FIL2 chromosome 7, PHallii_v3.1, whole genome shotgun sequence genome and encodes:
- the LOC112899083 gene encoding probable aspartyl protease At4g16563 — its product is MRLLCLAALLALALLLPRRQCHGLLVPLTNTLSSLRGGNGTTPVPVHHLLRSSSLRSAARHRRHRAHRGPRPPQPSAHRQLSLPLSPGSDYTLSLSVGPASAAAPVPLFLDTGSDLVWFPCAPFTCMLCEGKPTPGGFAPLPPPPGSRRVPCASPLCSAAHASAPPSDLCAAAGCPLEDIETASCSAASHPCPPLYYAYGDGSLVAHLRRGRVGLAASVAVENFTFACAHTALGEPVGVAGFGRGPLSLPAQLSPSLSGRFSYCLVSHSFRADRLIRPSPLILGRSPDEAAGLGEAGGFVYTPLLHNPRHPYFYSVALEAVSVGETRIPARPELGRVDRAGNGGMVVDSGTTFTMLPSETYARVAEAFARAMAAAGFARAGRAEAQTGLRPCYRYAATDRGVPPLALHFRGNATVALPRRNYFMGFRSEGADGGGVGCLMLMDGGDASSGDGDGPAGTLGNFQQQGFEVVYDVDAGRVGFARRRCTDLWDSLSRG